In the genome of Elephas maximus indicus isolate mEleMax1 chromosome 6, mEleMax1 primary haplotype, whole genome shotgun sequence, one region contains:
- the RNPEPL1 gene encoding aminopeptidase RNPEPL1, translating to MAAQCCCRKAPGAEAAPARPPPEPPPALDVASASSAQLFHLLHLQLGLELRPEARELAGCLVLELCARRPAPRALVLDAHPALRLHSAAFRRAPTTAAAAPDPPCAFAFAAPGPGPPPPPLPAFPEAPGAEPACSPLAFRVDPFTDYGSSLTVTLPPELPAHQPFQVILRYTSTDAPAIWWLEPELTYGHEKPFVFTQGHSVCNRSFFPCFDTPAVKCTYSAVVKAPSGVQVLMSATQSTYVEEEGVYRFHMEHPVPAYLVALVAGDLQPADIGPRSRVWAEPCLLSTATSKLSGVVEQWLSAAERLYGPYMWGRYDIVFLPPSFPIVAMENPCLTFIISSILESDEFLIIDVIHEVAHSWFGNAVTNATWEEMWLSEGLATYAQRRITTETYGAAFTCLETAFRLDALHRQMKLLGEDSPVSKLQAKLEPGVNPSHLMNLFTYEKGYCFVYYLSQLCGDPQRFDDFLRAYVEKYKFTSVVAQDLLDSFLSFFPELKEQSVDCRAGLEFERWLNATGPPLAEPDLSQGSSLTRPVETLFQLWTAEPLDQVAASASTIDISKWRTFQTALFLDRLLDGSPLPQEVVTSLSKCYSSLLDSMNAEIRIRWLQLVVRNDYYPDLHRVRRFLESQMSRMYTIPLYEDLCTGALKPFALEVFYQTQGQLHPNLRRTIQQILSQGLGPGVELAAEPSTERDTGADTPALLLSDEAPGSAISLRDVNVSA from the exons ATGGCGGCGCAGTGCTGCTGCCGCAAGGCGCCCGGGGCCGAGGCTGCGCCCGCCCGCCCACCGCCGGAGCCGCCGCCCGCCCTGGACGTGGCCTCGGCCTCCAGCGCGCAGCTCTTCCACCTTCTCCACCTGCAGTTGGGCCTGGAGCTGCGGCCCGAGGCGCGCGAGCTGGCGGGCTGCCTGGTGCTGGAGCTGTGCGCGCGGCGGCCCGCGCCCCGCGCGCTCGTGCTCGACGCGCACCCGGCCCTGCGCCTGCACTCGGCCGCCTTCCGCCGCGCCCCCACCACTGCCGCCGCCGCCCCGGACCCGCCCTGCGCCTTCGCCTTCGCCGCGCCGGGGCCCGGGCCCCCGCCGCCTCCGCTGCCCGCCTTCCCCGAGGCGCCCGGCGCCGAGCCCGCCTGCTCCCCGCTGGCCTTCCGGGTGGACCCGTTCACCGACTATGGCTCCTCGCTCACTGTTACGCTGCCGCCCGAGCTGCCGGCGCACCAGCCCTTCCAGGTCATCCTGCGATACACCTCCACCGACGCCCCCGCC ATCTGGTGGCTGGAGCCGGAGCTGACCTACGGCCATGAGAAGCCCTTCGTGTTCACCCAGGGCCACTCCGTGTGCAACCGTTCCTTCTTCCCCTGCTTTGACACACCAGCTGTCAAGTGCACCTACTCGGCCGTCGTCAAG GCTCCCTCAGGGGTGCAGGTGCTGATGAGCGCCACCCAGAGCACGTATGTGGAGGAGGAGGGTGTGTACCGCTTCCACATGGAGCACCCCGTGCCTGCCTACCTCGTGGCCCTTGTGGCCGGAGACCTCCAGCCCGCGGATATCGGACCCAG GAGCCGTGTGTGGGCCGAGCCGTGCCTGCTGTCCACGGCCACCAGCAAGCTGTCAGGCGTGGTGGAACAGTGGCTGAGTGCGGCTGAGAGGCTGTACGGGCCTTACATGTGGGGCAG GTACGATATCGTCTTCCTTCCGCCCTCCTTTCCCATCGTGGCCATGGAGAACCCCTGCCTCACCTTCATCATCTCCTCTATCCTGGAGAGCGACGAGTTCTTGATCATTGACGTCATCCACGAGGTGGCGCACAGCTGGTTTGGCAATGCCGTCACCAATGCAACCTGGGAGGAGATGTGGCTAAGTGAAGGCTTGGCCACCTACGCGCAGCGGCGCATCACCACCGAGACCTATG GTGCAGCCTTCACCTGTCTGGAGACGGCCTTCCGCCTGGATGCCCTGCACCGGCAGATGAAGCTGCTGGGAGAGGACAGCCCGGTCAGCAAGCTGCAGGCCAAGCTGGAGCCAG GAGTGAACCCCAGCCACCTGATGAATCTGTTTACCTACGAGAAGGGCTACTGCTTCGTGTACTACCTATCCCAGCTCTGCGGAGACCCCCAGCGCTTTGACGACTTTCTCCGC GCCTATGTGGAGAAGTACAAGTTCACCAGCGTGGTGGCCCAGGACCTGCTGGACTCCTTCCTCAGCTTCTTCCCAGAGCTGAAGGAGCAGAGCGTGGACTGCCGGGCAG GGCTGGAATTCGAGCGCTGGCTCAACGCCACGGGCCCTCCGCTGGCGGAGCCGGACCTGTCTCAGGGATCCAGCCTGACTCGGCCAGTGGAGACCCTCTTCCAGCTGTGGACGGCAGAGCCCCTGGACCAGGTGGCCGCCTCGGCCAGCACCATCGACATCTCCAAGTGGAGGACCTTCCAGACAGCGCTCTTCCTGGACCGGCTGCTGGACGGGTCCCCGCTGCCCCAGG AGGTGGTGACAAGCCTGTCCAAGTGCTACTCGTCCTTGTTGGACTCGATGAACGCCGAAATCCGCATCCGCTGGCTACAGCTGGTGGTCCGCAACGACTACTACCCTGACCTGCACAGGGTGCGGCGCTTCCTTGAGAGCCAG ATGTCACGGATGTACACCATCCCGCTGTACGAGGACCTCTGCACCGGCGCCCTCAAGCCCTTCGCCCTGGAGGTCTTCTACCAGACACAGGGCCAGCTGCACCCCAACCTGCGCAGAACCATCCAGCAGATCCTGTCCCAGGGCCTGGGCCCGGGCGTGGAGCTGGCTGCAGAGCCCAGCACCGAGCGGGACACAGGCGCTGATACGCCGGCCCTGCTGCTCAGTGACGAGGCCCCCGGCAGTGCCATCTCTCTCAGGGACGTCAACGTGTCTGCCTAG
- the CAPN10 gene encoding calpain-10 isoform X2, with translation MGARGAGDAGGRAGTPAPELFRDAAFPASDASLFFDFSTPLAQFREDFTWRRPQEICAAPRLFPDSPREGQVRQGLLGDCWFLCACAALQKSPRLLQQVIPPGQPSWPDPAYRGCFTCCIWQFGHWVEVTVDDRLPCLAGRLCFSRCHSEDVFWLPLLEKVYAKVHGSYEHLWAGQVADALVDLTGGLAERWNLKDLARASDSQDRPGSWGHRNLRQLLHLKDQCLLSCSVLSPRAGARELGEFHAFIVSDLQELRGCAGEDVLLLRVHNPWGRPCWRGRWGEGGEGWSRVEAAAAEALLSQLQEGEFWVEEEEFVREFDELTVGFPLSEDGHLQSLHSGKALGHTEALSGAWVRGQSAGGCRNNSSFPTNPKFWLRVWEPSEVCLAVLQRPRGRAAVRAGDHRAAQGPASLPGKGLQAVGLHMWKVEKRRVSLPRVLSAPPAAGTPCHAYDREVHLRCELSPGYYLAVPSTFLQDMPGHFLLRVFSSGKVSLSAIKLASRSPAPGGALPAGEWETVLLQGCWRAGQTAGGSRNFASYPSNPCLPFSVPTGGGTRCVRITLRQHCQDGTCHPIGFHVFQVPGGGESQDEPSPLCQEPLSSCVPHRHALEVSQLCRLPAGTYRVVPSTYLPDTEAAFTVTIATRIDRRSLQSQESLGQFLQEASFTAVMKT, from the exons ATGGGAGCCCGGGGCGCCGGAGATGCGGGCGGACGGGCGGGGACGCCGGCGCCCGAGCTCTTCCGGGACGCCGCCTTCCCGGCCTCGGACGCCTCTCTGTTCTTCGACTTCTCCACGCCGCTGGCCCAATTCCGGGAGGACTTCACGTGGCGGCGGCCCCAG GAGATCTGTGCTGCGCCCCGGCTGTTCCCAGACAGCCCCCGGGAGGGGCAGGTGAGGCAGGGACTGCTGGGTGACTGCTGGTTCCTGTGCGCCTGTGCGGCCCTGCAGAAGAGCCCACGCCTCCTGCAGCAG GTCATTCCCCCGGGACAGCCCAGCTGGCCGGACCCGGCGTACCGGGGCTGCTTCACCTGCTGTATCTGGCAGTTTGGACACTGGGTGGAGGTGACCGTGGATGACCGCCTGCCTTGTCTCGCGGGGAGGCTGTGCTTCTCCCGCTGCCACAGCGAGGACGTGTTCTGGCTGCCCCTGCTGGAGAAGGTCTACGCCAA GGTCCATGGGTCCTACGAGCACCTGTGGGCAGGGCAGGTGGCAGATGCCCTAGTGGACCTGACTGGCGGCCTGGCAGAAAGGTGGAACCTGAAGGACTTAGCAAGGGCCAGTGACTCCCAGGACAGGCCCGGCAGCTGGGGACACAGGAACTTGCGGCAGCTGCTCCACCTGAAGGACCAGTGCCTGCTGAGCTGCTCGGTGCTCAGCCCCAGAGCAG GAGCCCGGGAGCTGGGGGAGTTCCACGCCTTCATCGTCTCAGACCTCCAGGAGCTCAGGGGGTGTGCTGGCGAGGATGTCCTGCTGCTCCGTGTCCACAATCCCTGGGGCCGGCCGTGCTGGCGGGGCCGCTGGGGAGAGGG GGGTGAAGGGTGGAGCCGGGTCGAGGCAGCGGCGGCCGAGGCGCTCTTATCGCAGCTGCAGGAAGGGGAGTTctgggtggaggaggaggagttTGTCCGTGAGTTTGACGAGCTGACTGTCGGCTTCCCGCTCTCGGAGGACGGCCATCTGCAGAGCCTCCACTCAG GAAAGGCGCTGGGCCATACCGAGGCGCTGTCCGGGGCCTGGGTCAGAGGGCAGTCGGCCGGAGGGTGCCGGAACAACAGCAGCTTCCCCACCAACCCCAAGTTCTGGCTGAGGGTCTGGGAGCCAAGCGAGGTGTGCCTGGCCGTCCTGCAGAGGCCCAGGGGGCGTGCGGCGGTCCGGGCGGGGGACCACCGTGCTGCTCAGGGCCCAGCCAGCCTCCCGGGCAAGGGTCTCCAGGCTGTGGGCCTGCACATGTGGAAG GTCGAGAAGCGGCGGGTCAGCCTGCCCCGCGTCCTGTCTGCGccccctgcagctggcaccccATGCCACGCGTATGACCGGGAGGTCCATCTCCGCTGTGAGCTCTCCCCAGGCTACTACCTGGCTGTGCCCAGCACCTTCCTGCAGGACATGCCGGGCCACTTCCTGCTCCGGGTCTTCTCTTCTGGGAAGGTCTCCCTCAG TGCCATCAAGCTGGCTTCCAGGAGCCCGGCCCCCGGAGGCGCACTCCCTGCGGGGGAGTGGGAGACAGTGCTGCTGCAGGGCTGCTGGCGGGCCGGACAGACAGCGGGCGGCAGCAGGAACTTCGCCTCCTACCCCAGCAACCCCTGCCTCCCCTTCTCCGTGCCCACGGGTGGGGGCACCCGCTGCGTCCGCATCACGCTGCGCCAGCACTGCCAGGATGGCACCTGTCACCCCATCGGCTTCCACGTCTTCCAG GTTCCAGGGGGCGGTGAGAGCCAGGACGAGCCCTCCCCGCTGTGCCAGGAGCCACTGTCCAGCTGTGTGCCTCACCGCCACGCCCTGGAGGTGAGCCAGCTGTGCCGTCTGCCTGCGGGCACCTACAGGGTTGTGCCCTCTACCTACCTGCCTGACACAGAGGCGGCCTTCACTGTCACCATAGCGACCAGGATAGACAG GCGGTCCCTCCAGAGTCAGGAGAGCCTGGGCCAGTTCCTTCAGGAG GCCTCCTTCACGGCTGTGATGAAGACCTAA
- the CAPN10 gene encoding calpain-10 isoform X1 codes for MGARGAGDAGGRAGTPAPELFRDAAFPASDASLFFDFSTPLAQFREDFTWRRPQEICAAPRLFPDSPREGQVRQGLLGDCWFLCACAALQKSPRLLQQVIPPGQPSWPDPAYRGCFTCCIWQFGHWVEVTVDDRLPCLAGRLCFSRCHSEDVFWLPLLEKVYAKVHGSYEHLWAGQVADALVDLTGGLAERWNLKDLARASDSQDRPGSWGHRNLRQLLHLKDQCLLSCSVLSPRAGARELGEFHAFIVSDLQELRGCAGEDVLLLRVHNPWGRPCWRGRWGEGGEGWSRVEAAAAEALLSQLQEGEFWVEEEEFVREFDELTVGFPLSEDGHLQSLHSGKALGHTEALSGAWVRGQSAGGCRNNSSFPTNPKFWLRVWEPSEVCLAVLQRPRGRAAVRAGDHRAAQGPASLPGKGLQAVGLHMWKVEKRRVSLPRVLSAPPAAGTPCHAYDREVHLRCELSPGYYLAVPSTFLQDMPGHFLLRVFSSGKVSLSAIKLASRSPAPGGALPAGEWETVLLQGCWRAGQTAGGSRNFASYPSNPCLPFSVPTGGGTRCVRITLRQHCQDGTCHPIGFHVFQVPGGGESQDEPSPLCQEPLSSCVPHRHALEVSQLCRLPAGTYRVVPSTYLPDTEAAFTVTIATRIDRWALVWETGPPASQKVPSPPFWQSGSLGPG; via the exons ATGGGAGCCCGGGGCGCCGGAGATGCGGGCGGACGGGCGGGGACGCCGGCGCCCGAGCTCTTCCGGGACGCCGCCTTCCCGGCCTCGGACGCCTCTCTGTTCTTCGACTTCTCCACGCCGCTGGCCCAATTCCGGGAGGACTTCACGTGGCGGCGGCCCCAG GAGATCTGTGCTGCGCCCCGGCTGTTCCCAGACAGCCCCCGGGAGGGGCAGGTGAGGCAGGGACTGCTGGGTGACTGCTGGTTCCTGTGCGCCTGTGCGGCCCTGCAGAAGAGCCCACGCCTCCTGCAGCAG GTCATTCCCCCGGGACAGCCCAGCTGGCCGGACCCGGCGTACCGGGGCTGCTTCACCTGCTGTATCTGGCAGTTTGGACACTGGGTGGAGGTGACCGTGGATGACCGCCTGCCTTGTCTCGCGGGGAGGCTGTGCTTCTCCCGCTGCCACAGCGAGGACGTGTTCTGGCTGCCCCTGCTGGAGAAGGTCTACGCCAA GGTCCATGGGTCCTACGAGCACCTGTGGGCAGGGCAGGTGGCAGATGCCCTAGTGGACCTGACTGGCGGCCTGGCAGAAAGGTGGAACCTGAAGGACTTAGCAAGGGCCAGTGACTCCCAGGACAGGCCCGGCAGCTGGGGACACAGGAACTTGCGGCAGCTGCTCCACCTGAAGGACCAGTGCCTGCTGAGCTGCTCGGTGCTCAGCCCCAGAGCAG GAGCCCGGGAGCTGGGGGAGTTCCACGCCTTCATCGTCTCAGACCTCCAGGAGCTCAGGGGGTGTGCTGGCGAGGATGTCCTGCTGCTCCGTGTCCACAATCCCTGGGGCCGGCCGTGCTGGCGGGGCCGCTGGGGAGAGGG GGGTGAAGGGTGGAGCCGGGTCGAGGCAGCGGCGGCCGAGGCGCTCTTATCGCAGCTGCAGGAAGGGGAGTTctgggtggaggaggaggagttTGTCCGTGAGTTTGACGAGCTGACTGTCGGCTTCCCGCTCTCGGAGGACGGCCATCTGCAGAGCCTCCACTCAG GAAAGGCGCTGGGCCATACCGAGGCGCTGTCCGGGGCCTGGGTCAGAGGGCAGTCGGCCGGAGGGTGCCGGAACAACAGCAGCTTCCCCACCAACCCCAAGTTCTGGCTGAGGGTCTGGGAGCCAAGCGAGGTGTGCCTGGCCGTCCTGCAGAGGCCCAGGGGGCGTGCGGCGGTCCGGGCGGGGGACCACCGTGCTGCTCAGGGCCCAGCCAGCCTCCCGGGCAAGGGTCTCCAGGCTGTGGGCCTGCACATGTGGAAG GTCGAGAAGCGGCGGGTCAGCCTGCCCCGCGTCCTGTCTGCGccccctgcagctggcaccccATGCCACGCGTATGACCGGGAGGTCCATCTCCGCTGTGAGCTCTCCCCAGGCTACTACCTGGCTGTGCCCAGCACCTTCCTGCAGGACATGCCGGGCCACTTCCTGCTCCGGGTCTTCTCTTCTGGGAAGGTCTCCCTCAG TGCCATCAAGCTGGCTTCCAGGAGCCCGGCCCCCGGAGGCGCACTCCCTGCGGGGGAGTGGGAGACAGTGCTGCTGCAGGGCTGCTGGCGGGCCGGACAGACAGCGGGCGGCAGCAGGAACTTCGCCTCCTACCCCAGCAACCCCTGCCTCCCCTTCTCCGTGCCCACGGGTGGGGGCACCCGCTGCGTCCGCATCACGCTGCGCCAGCACTGCCAGGATGGCACCTGTCACCCCATCGGCTTCCACGTCTTCCAG GTTCCAGGGGGCGGTGAGAGCCAGGACGAGCCCTCCCCGCTGTGCCAGGAGCCACTGTCCAGCTGTGTGCCTCACCGCCACGCCCTGGAGGTGAGCCAGCTGTGCCGTCTGCCTGCGGGCACCTACAGGGTTGTGCCCTCTACCTACCTGCCTGACACAGAGGCGGCCTTCACTGTCACCATAGCGACCAGGATAGACAGGTGGGCCCTGGTGTGGGAGACGGGGCCACCTGCATCTCAGAAAGTCCCCAGCCCGCCCTTCTGGCAGAGCGGCTCCCTGGGCCCGGGCTGA